GTAGACGGTGAACGAACGGATCGACCGAGCGTTTCCCGATTCAAATCCCACCTCGAGTACTTTTCAGTCACGTTCTAACATAAGTGAACCATTGGATGAATTGGCTGATGTTAGCACGGTGGTTGTCTTGCGGACGGAATATTTGTCATCAAAGCTTACAAACGACCACAGAGCAAAACCCTTAATACTATCACCGGGAAATGAAGAGTTGCAGGTAGCCCGGGTGGTGTAGTGGCCCATCATACAACCCTGTCACGGTTGTGACGCGGGTTCAAATCCCGCCTCGGGCGTCTTCTTCCGCGAACAATTCCGATGAGTGCCGCGTAGCGTGTACTCGTCACTCATGAGCGGAAAAGATGAAACGAGGGATTTGAACGATAGAGCGAGCGACGTTCAAGTGGTTCAAATCCCGCCTCGGGCGTTTTCTGCTGATGCTACTTCTCGAGTGATGAGTATAGCAGTGAGATCCACTGATCGCTACTGATCTGTCCAATCGTTTTTCTGTCAATGGGCGGCGCGGGACGCGATGCGTAACTCAAAAGCGGTCGGCGATGAAACCGAAGCGAGAGCGATTTCCAAACTGGTCGCCTGCGACTACAGCGTCTCGATTCCGTTCGGCGACAACGACAAATATGGTCTCGTCGTCAACGACGGAACCGATCTCTATCGGCTTCAGTGCAAAACTGGCTGGTCGAACAAAGCGGAAACGATCCGGTTCAATACCCACTCGCAAACGACGAAAACGGCGTCTACCACGAGGAAACGTCTCATGATTCGACCGACGCGTTTCTCGTCTAGTATCCCGAAAACGGACCGTTTTATCGGATCGATACGGCCGACGCAACCGAACAGAAGCTGGAGCACTGTTTTGAATCCGAAATCGATTATCCGTCGATCAATTGTGATTTCGATCGAGATGGAGGTACTAGGTGATTCGAGGAGAATCAATTCGAATGCTAATTGTTTAGTATCTCTTTATCGATGTATCGACGAACGAGATAGTAGGTAGCGGAACCAATGACGAAACTAATCACCGTACTCATCGTCGATAACGAACCCGGCTTCGCCGACCTCGCCGGACAGATGCTCGAGCGCGAGCACGAATCGATCGTCACCGAAGCGGCGACGAGCGGCGCGGAAGCGCTCGGCGTAATCGAACATCGCGACATCGACTGTATCGTCAGCGATTACGAGATGCCGGAGGTGACCGGGCTCGAGTTGTTAGAGCGCGTTCGTGAGGACGATCCTGACCTCCCCTATATTCTTTTTACCGGGCGGGGATCGGAGGAGGTCGCCAGCGAGGCGATCGCCGCGGGCGTGACGCAGTATCTCCAGAAGGAGTCGGGCAAGAAGCAGTACGCACTGTTGGCGAATCAGATCACGAACGCCGTCGCTCAGTACCGCACGGAGACGGAGCTTCGGGAGAGCGAACGGCGCTACGAGCGGACGCTGACAACGTTACACGAGACGACGCGGGATCTGATGCGGGCTGAAACCAAAGAGGAGATCTGCCGATCAGCGGTCGAGACGGCGAGCGAAATCCTCGACGTGGCGGTCGCCGCGGTCTACGCGTTCGAGCCGACGGCCGGCGTCCTCGAGCACGTGGCGTCGACGCGGGGATCGCCCAGTTCGGGCGATCCGGAGACGACGTTCGAGCGGGGCGAAGGATTGGTCTGGGACGTCTTTTCGGAGGGAGACAGTACCTACTACGAGGACGTGACGCGGGAGGAGAACGTCGAAACGGGAGACGCGTTGAGCCGGAGCGAATTGATCGTCCCGCTCGGAACCCACGGTGTGTTGGTCGCGGGTTGCGAAGACATCGATGGGTTCGACGAGACGATGACCGAGCTGTTACACATTCTGGCAGCCAACACTGAGGCCGCACTGGATCGGGCCGAACGCGAGCAGTTGCTCCGCGACCATGACCGGACGCTCACGCAGCAAAACGAAGAGCTGACGCGCCTCAATCACACGAACGAGATCGTTCGTGAGATTAACCACAGTGTTGCACAGGCATCGACGCGCGCGGCGATCGAGGAGACGGTGTGCGATCGTCTCGCCGAGACGGACCGATATCGCTTCGCCTGGATCGCCGCGAGCGACGACGAACCGCCGGCACCGACTGCGTGGTCCGGAATCGATGCGGCCTACATCGATGGGATCCGTGACGATGGCGATCAGGCACCCGAGATCACGCTGGTCCGCGATATCCTCGAGTCGGGGCAGGGACAGCTGATACACGATGTCCTCGAGGACGAGACGTGGAAGTCGCGGCGCAAGGAGGCGCTGACCTACGGTTATCAGACGGTGCTCGGAGTTCCACTGATCGCCGACGAGCGCCGGTACGGCGTGCTGGTGGTCCACGTCGCGGGGGCCGATTCGGTCGGCGAGAGCGAGCGGGAGGTGCTGGCCGAACTCGGGGAGACGATCGGGCACGCGATCCGGTCGGTCGAGCGGACCCGAGCGATGTTGACCGACAGCCGACTCGAGCTCGAACTCGCCGTGGGAGACTCGCGGCTGCTTCTCAACCGGCTCTCGACGCAGGTCGAAACTGCGGAGCCGATAGCCGTCGAGGGAGTCATCGATCGCGGAGAGGGCGGGGTCGTGCTCTTCATCAGCGCACCATCGACGGCGTCGCTCACCGAACTCGAGGCAGACTGGGCATCGATCGAAACGCTCTCAGTGGTGTCCGACGGTGACGGGGAGACGCTGTTCGAATTGACGGTCGTGTCGACACCGTTTCTCGACGTCCTGCGGACCTACGACGTGCAGGTGCAGATGGCGACGGCCGAGGACGGACTGTCGACACTCGTCCTCGAGGTGCCACAGGGCGTCGAAACGCGATCGCTGGTCGAGGCGATCGGAGAGGAGTATCCAGAGACAGAGCTGGTGGCCAAACGGGAGACAACACACACGCGGTCGGCGCGACAGCTCGATACCTACCTCGCAGAGCGGCTCACTGACAAGCAGTTCGAGGCGTTGCAGGCAGCTCACTACAGCGGCTTCTTCGAGTGGCCGCGAGAGAGTACGGGCGAGGACCTCGCGGACGCGCTCGACGTATCACCGCCGACGTATCACTATCACCTCCGAGCAGCCGAACGAAAACTTGTCACATTGGCCTTCGACGGGTATTCTAGTTAATTAGTACCGCCATAGAGCGATGCACAAATGATTAGAAAGTATACTTAATCATCATCGGTTCGTATCAATAGATGGCGATCTAAGACTAACTGTCGCCACCCCCCCCCCACCCCTTTCCGTGTATTCACATCCAATAGCGATAGCGTTCCGTTGTTCTCACCAGCAAGCGGTCCGGTGATGTAATGATATGAGCTGCTTCTGACGACGAGCTCGGTCCAAAGAGACATTCAATCGTCCCGTGAGAGTGGATCCCGCGTTTCCCGATTAGCTGACCACATATCTCGGCCATCAAGGATGGAACTACAAGTAATACCGTATAGATGTTCGCTTCACTGATTTACTACCCCGATACTAATTGATTAGTGTCTATCTGGTCGAATGCACTTACTAATTAGAACCCATATTTAACCACTACTAGTGTGTACCCGTATATGGCGATCTAAGACAGACTGTCGCCACCCCCCCCCCTTTCCCCACCCTTTCGATCGTGCTATCACCCTCGAGACACGGCTTTGGGTCTCGAGATGCGATGAGTCGCCTCGATCAGACAGTCGAGAGCACACTCGTCGGTCAGTTCTTGCTTGCTCGAAGAAGCTATTGTGATTGGGT
This genomic stretch from Natrinema sp. SYSU A 869 harbors:
- a CDS encoding group I intron-associated PD-(D/E)XK endonuclease, whose amino-acid sequence is MRNSKAVGDETEARAISKLVACDYSVSIPFGDNDKYGLVVNDGTDLYRLQCKTGWSNKAETIRFNTHSQTTKTASTTRKRLMIRPTRFSSSIPKTDRFIGSIRPTQPNRSWSTVLNPKSIIRRSIVISIEMEVLGDSRRINSNANCLVSLYRCIDERDSR
- a CDS encoding bacterio-opsin activator domain-containing protein, which produces MTKLITVLIVDNEPGFADLAGQMLEREHESIVTEAATSGAEALGVIEHRDIDCIVSDYEMPEVTGLELLERVREDDPDLPYILFTGRGSEEVASEAIAAGVTQYLQKESGKKQYALLANQITNAVAQYRTETELRESERRYERTLTTLHETTRDLMRAETKEEICRSAVETASEILDVAVAAVYAFEPTAGVLEHVASTRGSPSSGDPETTFERGEGLVWDVFSEGDSTYYEDVTREENVETGDALSRSELIVPLGTHGVLVAGCEDIDGFDETMTELLHILAANTEAALDRAEREQLLRDHDRTLTQQNEELTRLNHTNEIVREINHSVAQASTRAAIEETVCDRLAETDRYRFAWIAASDDEPPAPTAWSGIDAAYIDGIRDDGDQAPEITLVRDILESGQGQLIHDVLEDETWKSRRKEALTYGYQTVLGVPLIADERRYGVLVVHVAGADSVGESEREVLAELGETIGHAIRSVERTRAMLTDSRLELELAVGDSRLLLNRLSTQVETAEPIAVEGVIDRGEGGVVLFISAPSTASLTELEADWASIETLSVVSDGDGETLFELTVVSTPFLDVLRTYDVQVQMATAEDGLSTLVLEVPQGVETRSLVEAIGEEYPETELVAKRETTHTRSARQLDTYLAERLTDKQFEALQAAHYSGFFEWPRESTGEDLADALDVSPPTYHYHLRAAERKLVTLAFDGYSS